In Solanum stenotomum isolate F172 chromosome 6, ASM1918654v1, whole genome shotgun sequence, one DNA window encodes the following:
- the LOC125868530 gene encoding uncharacterized protein LOC125868530 encodes MNGFTLAKKTLRAGYFWMTMETDCILRKCCQCQIHGDLIRVPPNELNVTSSPWPFAAWAMDVIDPIEPATSNGHRFIPVAIHYFSKSVEASSYKSVTKKVVTNFVCNNIICRFGIPKSIIIDNGANLNSGLMHEICEKFKIIHRNSTSYQPQMNRAVEAANKNIKRILWKMTDNYKHWHESLSFSLLGYRTTIKTSIGATPYLLVYGTEAVLPMEVEIPSLRIIQEAELSDAKWTKNRMAKAFNKKVRLRQFEPGQLVLKRIFPHQDEAKGKFAPNWQGPYMVHRVLTGGALIFAEMDGKIWLKAINSDAVKRYYI; translated from the exons atgaaTGGTTTCACTTTGGCAAAGAAGACTCTACGAGCTGGATATTTTTGGATGACCATGGAAACAGACTGCATCCTGAGAAAGTGTTGTCAATGTCAGATTCATGGTGATTTGATTCGGGTTCCACCGAATGAGCTAAATGTGACAAGTTCACCTTGGCCATTTGCAGCTTGGGCCATGGATGTCATTGACCCTATTGAGCCAGCCACCTCAAATGGACACAGGTTCATTCCGGTAGCTATTCATTACTTCTCAAAGTCGGTAGAAGCATCTTCTTACAAGTCTGTGACAAAAAAGGTGGTGACAAATTTTGTTTGCAATAACATCATTTGTAGATTTGGGATTCCCAAGTCAATTATTATAGATAATGGAGCTAATCTCAATAGTGGCTTGATGCATGAGATATGCGAGAAGTTCAAAATTATTCACCGCAATTCCACTTCTTATCAACCTCAGATGAATAGGGCAGTTGAGGCTGCCAACAAAAATATCAAGAGGATATTGTGGAAAATGACTGATAACTACAAGCATTGGCATGAGAGTTTGTCATTTTCCCTTCTTGGCTACCGCACCACAATCAAGACTTCGATTGGGGCAACACCTTATCTTTTGGTTTATGGAACAGAAGCAGTGTTACCAATGGAAGTTGAGATACCATCTCTGAGgatcatccaagaagctgagTTAAGTGATGCCAAGTGGACGAAAAATCG GATGGCCAAAGCTTTCAACAAGAAAGTAAGATTGAGACAGTTTGAACCGGGACAATTGGTGTTGAAGCGAATATTCCCGCACCAAGATGAAGCTAAGGGAAAGTTTGCACCTAATTGGCAAGGACCTTACATGGTTCACCGAGTACTGACTGGAGGAGCCTTGATTTTTGCAGAAATGGATGGTAAGATATGGCTGAAAGCCATCAATTCAGATGCGGTTAAGAGATACTACATCTAG